The sequence below is a genomic window from Oscillospiraceae bacterium.
AGCAGCCGCAGGCCGTCCTCCCCGAAGCGCCGCTCCGGCTCCCCCACGCAGCGGATGAGGCCCGCCGCCAAATCGGCCCTGCCGCCCCAGGGGTCCACGACCTCCCCGTCCGCCCCCAGGGCCATGGCGTTCACCGTGAAGTCCCGCCGGGCCAGATCCTCCCGCAGGTCAGACCCGAAGGCCACGGACGCCGGGCGGCGGCCGTCCAGGTAGTCCCCGTCCCGCCGGAAGGTGGTCACCTCCACCGGCCCGTCCCCGGTGAGCACGGTGACCGTGCCGTGCCTCAGGCCCGTGGGGACGGTGCGGGGGAACAGGGCGGCCACCTGCTCCGGCAGGGCGTCGGTGGCCGCGTCGTAGTCGGTGGGGGGGCGGCCCAGCAGGAGATCCCGCACGCAGCCCCCCACCAGATAGGCCTGGTACCCCGCCCCGCGCAGCGCGGCGCAGCACCCGCGCACCCCGGCGGGAACCCGCTCCAGCTCCATTTTGCCCACCTCCCGGTATTTTTTCCGCCGCGCGCGTCTATAATGGTGGAGAATCCCTTGCCAAATCCCACCACGCGCATTATAATAGTCCGGTTCTTATTATATCTTTGAAAAAAGGGCGTGTAAACCCCATGACCGCAAGCAGCATACACGATTACATCCGCCCCGGCCGCAGGGCCCACCTGGTGGGCATCGGCGGGGTATCCATGTCCCCCCTGGCCGAGGTGCTCCACGGGCAGGGCATGATTATCACCGGCTCCGACATGAAGCAGAGCCCCACGGTGGAGCACCTGCGCAGCCTGGGCATCCCCGTCGCCATCGGCCACCGGGCGGAGAACGTGGGGGACGCAGAGCTGGTGATCCGCACCGCCGCCGTACACGACGAAAACCCGGAGATCGCCGCCGCCCGCGCCGCTGGCGTCCCGGTCTTTGAGCGGGCCCAGGCCTGGGGGGCCATCATGCGCGGCTACAAGAACGCCCTGTGCATCGCGGGCACCCACGGCAAGACCACCACCACCTCCATGTGCACCCACGTGGCCATGGCGGCCCAAGCCGACCCCACCGTCATGATCGGCGGCACCCTGCCCCTGCTGGGGGCGGGCCACCGGGTGGGCAGGGGCGAGACCATCATCCTGGAGAGCTGCGAGTACTGCAACTCCTTCCTCTCCTTCTTCCCCACCGTGGCGGTCATCCTGAACGTGGAGGCCGACCACCTGGACTTCTTCAAGGATTTGGAGGACGTGGAGCGCTCCTTCCGCGCCTTCGCGGATCTGGTGCCGGAGGACGGCCTCATCGTGGCCAACCGGGACGACGGGAACACCATGCACACCCTGGAGGGGGAGACGCGCCCCGTGCTGACCTTCGGCCTCACCGAGGGCGACGTGCACAGCGCCAACCTGGTCTGGAAAAACGGCCTGCCCGCCTTCGACGTGATCTGCCAGGGCGAACGCTTCGCCCACGTGGAGCTCCAGGTGCCCGGCGAGCACAACGTGAAAAACGCCCTGGCCGCCGCCGCCGCCGCCATCGCCCTGCACCTGCCCG
It includes:
- the murC gene encoding UDP-N-acetylmuramate--L-alanine ligase, encoding MTASSIHDYIRPGRRAHLVGIGGVSMSPLAEVLHGQGMIITGSDMKQSPTVEHLRSLGIPVAIGHRAENVGDAELVIRTAAVHDENPEIAAARAAGVPVFERAQAWGAIMRGYKNALCIAGTHGKTTTTSMCTHVAMAAQADPTVMIGGTLPLLGAGHRVGRGETIILESCEYCNSFLSFFPTVAVILNVEADHLDFFKDLEDVERSFRAFADLVPEDGLIVANRDDGNTMHTLEGETRPVLTFGLTEGDVHSANLVWKNGLPAFDVICQGERFAHVELQVPGEHNVKNALAAAAAAIALHLPARAVEEGLGAFRGAGRRFERKGTFHGADVYDDYAHHPGELRALLTTAMGLGYQRVICAFQPHTYTRTKALFQDFAQVLRTPDVCLLAEIYAAREDNDVGIYSRDLAAEIPGSLAFDTLPALTDHLRGIARPGDLILTVGAGDIYTVGEVLVEAGEP